In Bicyclus anynana chromosome 1, ilBicAnyn1.1, whole genome shotgun sequence, a single window of DNA contains:
- the LOC112054292 gene encoding FERM domain-containing protein 5, protein MFKSRGDSNIVYKCTVRLLEDTEILECEFHPSYKGKFLLEHVCQQLNLTETDYFGLRYVDAGGQRHWLHLAKLILKQVKDASPILFSFRVKFYPPNPLLLKEDATRFQIYLQLKRDLLHGRLYCTSNEAAMLGALIIQIELGDYDPNIHVGNYVTEMRLLLRQTDAIEARIQELHREPVEGTPGGTGGVKGMTTQEAEQAFLKIACQLDTYGVDPHPVKDHRSNQLYLGINHSGILTFQGSRKTHHFKWSEVHKINFEGRMFIVHLNYPEKKHTVGFKCPSGAACRHVWCCAIEQMLFYTLPSSSDACVYSGGGLFSWGTKFKYVGRTEREILERDGLLTPRDSQEEGSSAGGKRKASSVPATPSTPMTGDFGYSSLPRSTHSAPLEESGAVPDSELCDGGCLLSGPTVDIALACCDHLRAVTEEPKPTAACPEYSARDPFEHSSTESASTTHVTYVSQTSHVADDWRPPALQPPPRPFSLLRAFVPSFLFVWLSLALAALLLFETDWPVLRQLKRKPELVSLRHHYYTPLKEYLKRKVIELF, encoded by the exons ATGTTTAAAAGTCGAGGCGATAgcaatattgtttataaatgtACTGTACGGTTGTTAGAAGATACAGAAATATTGGAATGTGAATTCCAC CCCAGCTACAAAGGTAAATTCCTTTTAGAACATGTATGTCAACAGTTGAATCTTACTGAAACAGATTACTTTGGACTGCGCTATGTTGATGCAGGAGGCCAGAGG CATTGGTTACATCTGGCCAAGTTAATACTGAAACAAGTTAAAG ATGCATCACCAATACTGTTCAGTTTCCGTGTCAAGTTTTACCCTCCAAACCCCTTGTTGCTGAAGGAGGATGCAACGAGGTTTCAGATATACTTGCAGTTGAAAAGAGATCTACTGCACGGGAGATTGTATTGCACTTCCAATGAGGCTGCTATGCTGGGTGCACTTATTATACAAA tcGAGCTTGGTGATTATGACCCCAATATTCATGTCGGGAACTATGTGACTGAAATGAGACTATTACTGAGACAAACTGACGCCATTGAAGCTAGAATACAG gaGTTACACAGAGAGCCAGTGGAGGGTACGCCTGGTGGCACGGGCGGGGTCAAAGGCATGACCACACAGGAGGCCGAACAGGCGTTCCTCAAAATTGCCTGCCAACTCGACACATATGGGGTCGACCCGCATCCTGTTAAA GATCATCGGAGTAACCAACTGTACCTGGGCATCAACCACAGCGGCATACTGACCTTCCAGGGCAGCAGGAAGACTCATCACTTCAAGTGGTCGGAGGTGCATAAGATCAACTTCGAGGGGCGCATGTTTATAGTGCACCTCAACTATCCCGAA AAGAAGCACACAGTGGGCTTCAAATGTCCGAGCGGCGCCGCGTGCCGGCACGTGTGGTGCTGTGCCATAGAGCAGATGTTGTTTTACAC ACTGCCGTCGTCGTCGGACGCGTGCGTGTACTCGGGCGGCGGGCTGTTCTCGTGGGGCACCAAGTTCAAGTACGTCGGCCGCACCGAGCGGGAGATACTCGAGAGAGATGGCCTGCTGACGCCCAGAGATTCACAG GAAGAGGGCTCCAGTGCAGGAGGCAAGAGAAAAGCGTCGAGTGTGCCCGCCACGCCGTCTACGCCTATGACCGGAGATTTCG GTTACAGCAGTCTTCCTCGGTCGACCCACAGCGCGCCGCTGGAGGAGAGCGGCGCGGTGCCGGACAGCGAGCTGTGCGACGGCGGCTGCCTGCTGAGCGGGCCCACCGTCGACATCGCGCTGGCCTGCTGCGACCACCTCCGAGCTGTCACCGAGGAGCCCAAGCCGACAG CCGCGTGTCCCGAATACAGCGCGCGGGACCCCTTCGAGCATTCATCCACCGAGTCCGCGTCGACCACGCACGTGACGTACGTCTCGCAGACGTCGCACGTCGCGGACGACTGGCGCCCGCCCGCACTGCAGCCCCCACCACGGCCCTTCAGCCTGCTCCGAGCGTTCGTGCCGTCCTTCTTGTTCGTATGGCTCTCTCTCGCTCTAGCCGCGCTGCTCCTCTTCGAGACCGACTGGCCGGTGCTGCGCCAGTTGAAACGGAAACCGGAGTTGGTCTCCCTACGTCATCACTATTACACACCCTTGAAGGAGTATTTGAAGAGGAAGGTCATAGAACTTTTTTGA
- the LOC112054291 gene encoding elongation factor 1-alpha, producing MGKEKIHINIVVIGHVDSGKSTTTGHLIYKCGGIDKRTIEKFEKEAQEMGKGSFKYAWVLDKLKAERERGITIDIALWKFETAKYYVTIIDAPGHRDFIKNMITGTSQADCAVLIVAAGTGEFEAGISKNGQTREHALLAFTLGVKQLIVGVNKMDSTEPPYSESRFEEIKKEVSSYIKKIGYNPAAVAFVPISGWHGDNMLEASTKMPWFKGWQVERKEGKADGKCLIEALDAILPPARPTDKALRLPLQDVYKIGGIGTVPVGRVETGVLKPGTIVVFAPANITTEVKSVEMHHEALQEAVPGDNVGFNVKNVSVKELRRGYVAGDSKNNPPKGAADFTAQVIVLNHPGQISNGYTPVLDCHTAHIACKFAEIKEKVDRRTGKSTEDNPKSIKSGDAAIVNLVPSKPLCVESFQEFPPLGRFAVRDMRQTVAVGVIKAVNFKEAGGGKVTKAAEKATKGKK from the coding sequence ATGGGCAAGGAAAAGATTCACATTAACATTGTCGTCATTGGACACGTCGACTCCGGCAAGTCCACCACCACAGGACACTTGATTTACAAATGCGGTGGTATCGACAAACGTACTATCGAGAAGTTCGAGAAGGAGGCCCAGGAAATGGGCAAAGGCTCCTTCAAATACGCCTGGGTGTTGGACAAACTGAAGGCTGAGCGCGAACGTGGTATCACCATCGACATCGCTCTGTGGAAGTTCGAGACAGCGAAGTACTACGTCACCATCATCGACGCTCCTGGACACAGAGATTTCATCAAGAACATGATCACGGGAACCTCTCAGGCCGATTGCGCCGTGCTGATCGTCGCCGCCGGTACCGGTGAGTTCGAGGCCGGCATCTCCAAGAACGGCCAGACCCGTGAGCACGCGCTGCTCGCCTTCACTCTCGGCGTCAAGCAGCTGATCGTGGGCGTCAACAAAATGGACTCGACTGAGCCTCCATACAGCGAGTCTCGTTTCGAGGAAATCAAGAAGGAAGTGTCCTCCTACATCAAGAAGATCGGTTACAACCCAGCTGCCGTCGCTTTCGTACCCATTTCTGGCTGGCACGGAGACAACATGCTGGAGGCGTCCACCAAAATGCCCTGGTTCAAGGGATGGCAAGTTGAGCGCAAGGAAGGTAAGGCTGACGGCAAATGCCTCATTGAAGCTTTGGACGCCATCCTGCCCCCAGCACGTCCCACAGACAAGGCTCTGCGACTTCCCCTTCAAGACGTCTACAAAATCGGTGGTATTGGTACAGTGCCAGTAGGCAGAGTAGAAACTGGTGTCCTTAAACCAGGTACCATCGTTGTTTTTGCTCCCGCTAACATCACCACTGAAGTTAAGTCTGTTGAGATGCACCACGAAGCTCTCCAAGAGGCTGTGCCTGGAGACAATGTTGGTTTCAACGTCAAGAACGTCTCTGTCAAGGAATTGCGTCGTGGCTATGTTGCTGGTGACTCCAAGAACAACCCACCTAAGGGAGCTGCAGACTTTACTGCACAAGTCATCGTGCTCAACCACCCTGGTCAAATCTCCAATGGTTACACACCCGTGTTGGATTGTCACACCGCTCACATTGCCTGCAAGTTCGCAGAAATCAAAGAGAAAGTAGACCGTCGTACTGGAAAATCCACTGAAGATAATCCCAAATCCATCAAATCAGGTGATGCTGCCATTGTCAACCTAGTACCATCCAAACCCCTCTGTGTCGAGAGTTTCCAGGAATTCCCACCCCTCGGTCGTTTCGCTGTGCGTGACATGAGGCAGACTGTTGCCGTGGGAGTCATCAAGGCTGTCAACTTCAAGGAAGCTGGCGGTGGCAAGGTCACCAAAGCTGCCGAGAAGGCCACCAAGGGCAAAAAGTAG